One Triticum dicoccoides isolate Atlit2015 ecotype Zavitan chromosome 5B, WEW_v2.0, whole genome shotgun sequence genomic window carries:
- the LOC119310714 gene encoding uncharacterized protein LOC119310714, protein MMNRQFANMIVHNYPKGVYSLRRINLMEHLFYPSTEAAQKAEANKKGWLSTMLKGSPKQRLPKTNINFSSLPNMADLTARHFFSLLKGQGEGSVMFVSPNVHTMMYDTSTDFVFGMPQANFCKQSDSISLSITRRGYGQEYHELYVIGKGEDGGLFEVLKYTRTTDLSKPPWYWRPLPCPPLFPHCLPGGNSKVCAPSAAVVLDATTICASSVDAGACAFFDTVTREWRQAGSWVLPVHGAAEYVPEFGLWFGLDDAIGNPNHCLRAFDFDSSRQPVVRHSWSYLSRLPDECLPWQRHLLNMGSGKFCIATSFRNLLRHTSCTPLDGAVDELTILTGVEVVRDVNGFQIIKHKSECYSLEDNRIHCVLEGKLIYVSLLLD, encoded by the coding sequence ATGATGAATCGTCAGTTTGCGAATATGATAGTACACAATTACCCCAAGGGAGTTTATTCCCTGCGCCGTATCAACCTCATGGAGCATCTCTTCTACCCTTCAACAGAAGCTGCCCAAAAAGCAGAAGCCAATAAGAAGGGATGGTTATCCACCATGTTGAAAGGGAGCCCCAAGCAGCGTCTGCCCAAGACGAACATCAACTTCTCATCACTGCCTAACATGGCCGACTTAACGGCCAGACATTTCTTCTCCCTGCTGAAAGGGCAGGGGGAGGGCTCTGTCATGTTCGTCAGCCCTAACGTCCACACGATGATGTACGACACTAGCACGGACTTTGTCTTTGGCATGCCCCAAGCCAACTTCTGTAAGCAGAGCGACTCAATCTCCCTGTCCATCACTCGGCGGGGCTATGGCCAAGAATACCACGAGCTGTATGTCATAGGCAAAGGAGAGGACGGTGGCTTGTTTGAGGTCTTGAAATATACCAGGACAACTGATCTGAGCAAACCGCCTTGGTACTGGCGACCTCTGCCCTGCCCGCCATTGTTTCCGCACTGCCTGCCTGGCGGCAACAGCAAAGTTTGTGCTCCCTCTGCAGCGGTCGTGTTGGATGCCACCACAATATGTGCCTCATCCGTGGATGCCGGAGCCTGCGCCTTCTTTGACACGGTAACCCGCGAGTGGAGACAGGCTGGCAGCTGGGTGCTGCCCGTCCATGGTGCGGCAGAGTATGTCCCTGAGTTTGGCCTCTGGTTTGGCCTCGACGATGCCATTGGCAACCCCAACCATTGCCTGCGTGCTTTTGACTTCGATTCCTCCAGGCAACCGGTGGTGCGGCACTCCTGGAGCTATCTCAGCCGCCTGCCGGATGAGTGCTTGCCATGGCAGAGGCACCTGCTAAACATGGGCTCAGGTAAGTTCTGCATCGCCACCAGCTTTCGAAATCTCTTGAGGCACACCTCGTGCACACCACTTGATGGTGCGGTCGATGAGCTTACCATCTTGACCGGTGTGGAGGTGGTGCGCGATGTCAATGGTTTCCAGATCATCAAGCACAAGTCTGAGTGTTACAGTTTGGAGGACAATAGAATCCACTGCGTGCTCGAAGGAAAACTTATCTATGTGTCACTGTTATTGGATTGA